Genomic segment of Harmonia axyridis chromosome 6, icHarAxyr1.1, whole genome shotgun sequence:
cacttctttattattgattCTATAAACATGGAAGaaaaacatcctacaggcacttttttagtagaatccattggtgtaggTACCTACtcattttttattgccattagttttgaagttataaattcataatacaaacttttgtttttcaaatgtaaaccataacagTTTCTATAACAAATTAAATCGctaaatttttccattttcataaataaataacattatatataaattttttatcaaacttAAAAATACATCAAAAGTTTCAACTTCACATGGcgaatcaaccaagtgcctatcttTAATAATCTGTGAGCTTcagataattaatatattcggtggccaccaaggtctccggatttaacatcgttcgatttttttctcatttatattgtacaatactgaaaatttcatcgaaattaaaTGAGTCGGACCAATGTTATTAATTGAAGTACAATCTGTGGAATCAGGGCAAACAAAGAAAAACCGGAAatcaaagatttttttcaaaattctattGACTAGTGTGAAATTCTCCTAAAATTTGAAAGTCTCCTacggaatcaccctgtagagcACTTCCAAGTGACGTCACTGACCCCACGGTGCATAAAATTTTAGTGTTGaacttttattgattttatttttttgattgtcTATTTTTGGTAAATATGCAAGTTAAAAATATCTATTTCTTATTCAATCAATAAACCTCACTGGATAACTTAAAAGGActtagtattctgtggtttgTTACACTTTATGCATATTTGATCGATGACGCCATCGTTCTGTATTCTGTGACCAGTGTTGGTTTGTTGTAGACATTGAAATCATTGAATGTAGCTTGAcagaaatttttaattgaatatacTTTAATCTCAAATTAAAATCAGAATTGTGCTTCATCAAAGTGTGGAAAATGTATAACTCCAGAAGAGgtaaaataaatcaaaacttagtaaaATGGCGGTAATCTGATTCTGTTAAATTTTATAGGTGGTGGTAACAACCGCAACAATGCTAGCCGGCCAGTAGTTTCCAAACCTAATTTCGTTTCTGGAGGACAGGTAAAAATAGTTATTCTCACATTTTACTacttatgtttttatttatgtTTGAAGCATTCTTATAacctttaaaaatttcaaacatttttccataACATAGAGTAAGAGGGGGTAAAGCTTTGcgtttttcggttttttttaacTATAATGATTACCAGGATCAGATTGCCTCGAAATGTCATGCTTGGAAACATCAGGTCAGTCCAAGCACTTTTGAAGGAGAAATTTGATCAAGAGACTTTCGGGGTTTAGCTCCATATAATGCATTCAAGACAGCAGTAGTCTTAAAAACCAGGGTAATGAAAAATTCGTCAATGTGGACTAAGCATTACCTGAAATCTCCAGGCTTAATCAACAATCTATTAGGAACTtgtaatcgattttttttttaagtttctaGCAATTGGTAGAGTAAAACCCTACACTCAAATGGTGCTGAGATATAGTTGGAATAACTTGCAAACTCTGAGTATGAGAAACATGAATTTGATGCAAGTTCATCCACAACATTAAAGTTTAAAAAATACTGTAAAGTACGGATAATCCGAACAGAAAGTTGGTAGGACCTGTTCGGTTTATCAAATCATTCGGATTATAAGAATCATTATTGAATGATATCTATAATCTGAACATCGTTTGTGTGCAAactcattttcataaaaaaaaagctGTACTTTATGTAACACTATGTATTTCTTCCCATCAAAGacatgaattgaatgatatGGTTGCCTCTTTAGTGGACACTTTCTGAACAGGTTCATCTTCGTTGTCAGAGCTTTCATTTTTCTCAGTGATATCAGCAATTATCTCATCATCTTCCTAAATCTCTGTGTATCAATTTCATCTTCATCACCTTGTGtccatttttctttttcatctaTTGGATCATAGTAAAATTAACTTTGTTCACTAACTCCACTAAATCAAAACCTTGATCTAGTCCTTCTCCTGATACTCTCAAAGGAATCAAACCTTCTGCAATTCATTCTTCCGTTCGGATTGCAGAGTTCAGGCTATTCGgattatatatatttcatttttaccaATTGGTCCGTTCGGATTATAGGGTACTTCGGATTATCCATACATTACTGTAACTCTATCCCACCACTAGGAGTTAAGGCAACCAATAATCTTTCTAGCCTTCTGTATTCTCTTCTTTACTTTCACTGCACCAATACCGTTCCTGTCGACAATCGCTCGTAAGTTTTTAAACTCATCCACTTGTTTTATGGTAGTGTCTTCATTGATTTGCTTCATTATttactaccaaaaaaaaaattctcgagTAAAGCGGGCATTATTCCAGAAacaatatcaccctgtagatttgcattcaaaattagtatataacatcatgaaaaatttaaattggaatatttattacAAATTTAAGTTggatatcttgtgaagggaaggtactatgagaaaaaacaaatCCAACTTCAACATTTtgcatctcgaaaataaagagTTTGCTGgttcatttttatttctttttttgtctGTCATATTCGTTTGTAACTCCAAtgtatattcatgaatattttttctttgtgggttcctgaaaaatttattcattgcaTTGAAAGTTACTGTGACGTTGTTCatgtaaaaacattttttttttcttgtggcTTATTATCGTATCCTGTTTTTAATTACTTATTATATTTTCGCAATTTCTGCGCATATAAAACTATCCTTTGACTGTGAATACTTTAAACTTCTGTTAATAATTTGGATCATTTTATTGGtgagttttcatatttttctggGGTAGGTTTCATATTTGATTTGAGGATAACgaacgttcatttaaattcgtggtcaagagtgctgtggagaaattagagttgattttctgtgattaataataataggaTTTATTTTCGGAATTATCATAAATGACAAAATGAAAGCAAGTCAAAAAATCAACGTACATCAATAACAGGAGGGATTACAATTATATGATAGACATAAATCTTTAAATTCATTACATGAATATGATTCACAGTCTAAcagcattgaaaatattgttctaCGAAATACATTATACTCCGAAATATTTCTGATAACCCTAGGAAGAAGATTGTACAGTCTAATACACATATATAAAGTGTTCGTTCAGTGTATGAGTATTTATGAATGGGATAGAAATATTCATGGACTCTCCTTGTTAAATTAGTATTTTTATATGCTTCAAAATAATAGAAATGTATGCGCAAAAACAATAAGATTCTGTAGATCAAAAAAAAACCACTCTAATTTTTCCACAGCACTCTtaaccacgaattttaatgaacgctcgttatatcCCAGTTTTTTAATCTGTCAAATGTGTACATTCTTCCATTCTTTAGCGGTTTGAATTCTGTCTTTTATGATAGATTCTTGTGCTGGTAAATAGATTAAAGATTTGTGTTCCATAtgtgtttatatatatattttttctcattgaGTCATTCTGTTGTGTCTTGTGTGCTGATGTATttaattcttaatttttgtTAGCAGACTCTGTCCATGTGTTCGCCTTTTTTGTTGATGTTTGGTTCTGTTTTTGCTTTTAATAGTTGCAGTTCTTCGAAAACAAGTTCATGCGAATtgctttctttatttttctttaggCTTTGCCTGATTTTTTTATCATGATGCTATCCTTCATGGAAACCTCTTGAAATGTTTGACCCTCATTTGAAATTACATAAAATGTTGTACTGCTAATCTGAGTTTTTCTGCATTAGTCTATCTAGTATCTAGTATCTAAAAATGTTGTAATCACAGTTACTGTTTTATTGTTTCAGAGACTTAGCTTTTTCACTTGAAAAGTATTATCTTATTTTCTCATGTGATTGATGCACATGTGTTCACCATCGCAGCCAAACAATGACTCTTATTACCAATTATTCAACTTTGTCTGCGTGAAAATACAAATTCATGCTGTTTCTTGACATTTTTCTCGACAAAACCTAAATCAgacaattaattttttgttataaataGTTTCTATCTGGCATTGATGAATTGTTTTAGGGCGTtatcaataaatttcaaatcTTAAAATCAAGGGACCTTCTACAAATGGAAAGCAttgtttgtgtttttttcttgttttatttgaCTATCAAAGTATGTTGGTATATttacagaaatatatttttattgtttaacaGATGTTTCAAGGTCAACAAGCCTTTACTCCAAAAAAGACAGCTCCATCTCAACAACAACAGGCACCTGCACCTGTCCCTCCACCTAAAACTGAACAACCGGTGGTTCAGCAGGTTGAACAAAAGCCAATCATACCACCTGTAGAACAGGCAGTAACTCCAGTTATAGAAAATGAAGCAGCCAAAACAGAAGGCAGTAAtgacactgaaaaaaaaagttggatgAATCGTAAGTATTagctttcaaataaaaaataatatttctattGTAGAATTTTTACActtataaaaaaagataaaggaattatttgaatgaaaaattttattcagagTCAAAATTCCAAAGAAGATAGAATGTTGTATTTAATTATttctataaatttttcattgtataGGTAAAATTCCAAAGAAGGAAAAAGTAAGACGAAGAAATCAAAGATTGAGCAAGTTACTACAACCGAAAAATGCCTTGATGATCTTGCATGAACTTGTGCAAAATCCAGTTTTTGATGTTTCTGAAGTTGAAGGACAGTTCAAGGCTACAGTTACAGTAGCTGACATTGCACACAATGGATTAGGTgagtttaatttattattttttaatatgatttgTCTTTTGCCAAAATAGGTCCACTATGCAGACTAAACAGATTTAATAAAAGTTCAGAATTATAATCTTCACTTCTCCTttcctaaatattttttttcgattctgcatcaCCTCTGTAAAACTTCGACACTTCACTCACCAAGGAGCAGTGCTGACTATTTCTTTCCTATTTTCATCCAGCTTTACAACTTGtggaaaataaaagttctgAGGAAATTCTCTAGTTTTGGTTATGTTATCAAGAGTGTTtgaagaatgaacaaaaatataatGAGGTGAAAAGTTTGAATTTATATGTGcacttatattttattgaatatgttTTCTATTCAGTCTTACCTACATGAAAGTTATACATTTCTCTCCACAAGGAGCAGTGCTGactattttatttctatttttattcAGCTTTACAACTTGtggaaaataaaagttctgAGGAAATTCTCTTGATTTCATTATGTTATCAAGGGTGTCtgaagaatgaacaaaaatataatGAGGTGAAAAGTTTGAATTTATATGTGcacttatattttattgaatatgttTTCTATTCAGTCTTACCTACATGAAAGTTATACATTTCTCTCCACAAGGAGCAGTGCTGactattttatttctatttttattcAGCTTTACAACTTGtggaaaataaaagttctgAGGAAATTCTCTTGATTTCATTATGTTATCAAGGGTGTCtgaagaatgaacaaaaatataatGAGATGCAAAGTCTGAAATTATATGTGCACTTATATGTTATTGAATACCTTTTCTGTTCAGTCTTATATACATGAAAGTTATAAATTTCTCTCCACAAGGAGCAGTGCTGactattttatttctatttttattcAGCTTTACAACTTGtggaaaataaaagttctgAGGAAATTCTCTTGTTTTCATTATGTTATCAAGGGTGTCtgaagaatgaacaaaaatataatGAGGTGAAAAGTTTGAATTTATATGTGCACTTATATGTTATTGAATACCTTTTCTATTCAGTCTTACCTACATAAAAGTTATACATTTCTCTCCACAAGGAGCAGTACTGTTTATTTCTTTTCTGTTTTTATTCAGCTTTACAACTTGTGGGAAATAAAAGTTCTGAGGAAAATCTCTTGTTTTCGGTTTGTTATCAAGGGTGTCTGAAGAATGAACAAAGATATAATGAGATGAAAAGTCTGAATTTATATGTGCACTTATATGTTATTGAATACCTTTTCTATTCAGTCTTACCTACATAAAAGTTATACATTTCTCTCCACAAGGAGCAGTGCTGactatttcttttcaattttcattcagctTTACAACTCGtggaaaataaaagttctgAGGAAATTCTCTTGTTTTCATTATGTTATCAAGGGTGTCtgaagaatgaacaaaaatataatGAGGTGGAAAGTCTGAATTTATATGTGCACTTATATGTTATTGAATATGTTTTCTATTCAGTCTTACCTACATAAAAGTTATACATTTCTCTCCACAAGGAGCAGTGCTGactattttatttctatttctattcAGCTTTACAACTTGtggaaaataaaagttctgAGGAAATTCTCTTGTTTTCATTATGTTATCAAGGGTGTCtgaagaatgaacaaaaatataatGAGGTGAAAAGTTTGAATTTATATGTGCACTTATATGTTATTGATTACCTTTTCTATTCAGTCTTATATACATGAAAGTTATAAATTTCTCTCCACAAGGAGCAGTGCTGactattttatttctatttttattcAGCTTTACAACTTGTGGGAAATAAAAATTCTGAGGAAATTCTCTTGTTTTTGTTATGTTATCAAGGGTGTCtgaagaatgaacaaaaatataatGAGATGCAAAGTCTGAAATTATATGTGCACTTATATGTTATTGAATACCTTTTCTATTCAGTCTTACCTACATAAAAGTTATACATTTCTCTCCACAAGGAGCAGTGCTGactatttcttttcaatttttattcagCTTTACAACTCGtggaaaataaaagttctgAGGAAATTCTCTTGTTTTCATTATGTTATCAAGGGTGTCtgaagaatgaacaaaaatataatGAGGTGAAAAGTTTGAATTTATATGTGCACTTATATGTTATTGATTACCTTTTCTATTCAGTCTTATATACATGAAAGTTATAAATTTCTCTCCACAAGGAGCAGTGCTGactattttatttctatttttattcAGCTTTACAACTTGTGGGAAATAAAAATTCTGAGGAAATTCTCTTGTTTTCGTTATGTTATCAAGGGTGTCtgaagaatgaacaaaaatataatGAGATGAAAAGTCTGAATTTATATGTGCACTTATGTTATTGAATACCTTTTCTATTTAGTCTTACCTAAATAAAAGTTCTGAGGAAGTAATGAGGTGAAAAGTCGGAAtttatatgtgtatatatataACAATATTGAATACCTTTACTATTTGGTCTTGCctttataaaattttacatttccttccttgaatatttcaatattttacccGCTTTACAACTATGTATTACTGGTTGAGAAATCGAATCttggagaaatttttttttcattttgttatctAGGATACCTtagaaatgaacaaaaatttttttttaaaaattatcaaGGGTGGGCCTATTAATAAGCAGACATATTTTccacaatttattttcaaactacATTTGATACCCACACTAAtagaatgaatatttttaataattcataattCCTTGTTTCAGGAAAAAGTAAAAATGCTGCTAAGAATGCAGCTTCAGAAGCTGCCATTCGACATCTCATCAAATACAAAAAAGTAGAAACAATGGATGCAGCATCTGATGATGGTTCTGAGAAAATGGACACTTATGATGCCAATGAGAGTCCCGAAAGTGCTCCGTTGCCATGGCAACAAGTTGCATCCTTTGCTCTGTATAAACTTTTCGATTCTTGGGGAGAAAAACCTGAGAGAAaggtatatatttatatattttttttttcatcattatgattgatatataattttatttcaggaaGAACCAAAAAAAGTCAATTCTGCAAAAAAGATGCCTGAGAATCCTTCGACTCTCAACCCCATTATGGTTATCAATCAAATGTATCCTCAAGCTATTTTCGATGAATTGGAAACAATTGGCAATCCGCCAAATGTCCAGTTCAAAATTCAGTGTACTATTGAGGGCAAAAACTTTATAGGAACTGGTTAGTATATTTGTATTGAATTGCGTTTTTTGTATGATGAGTCGTCGTATTCTGGGTTGTTTTCTCTTGAAAATAACTCATCAGTGGTTAGCGAAAAATAAACTTAAAAATCTTTGTGCGCACGGTATTGTACGATAGcgtctttttttattgatcgcTACCAAATATCtggagattattattattattccattaCCTTGACAATAAGAtcgattatattatattattatatcgatAGAGATACGAATcttctacacttcacaagatttTCCGGTTCTGGAAGAAAACAATGGACAGTGTTCCAcagaaaatatcaccctgtagatttgctaTCGAAAGTggcagttgaatatcttgtgaagtgtagatactaaagggtggtttttttttagagctatagaactttaaatagcaataaaacaacgatggattattcgattgacataaattttatttatcatcaagataatcttatggcattacattttaaatatgatttctggcttatgatcgccacggctggctcggatgtagtccaatctggacgtccaattttcgatgactttttccaacatttgtggccgtatatcggcaataacacggcgaatgttgtctttcaaatggtcaagggtttgtggcttatccgcataggccaatgacttaacatagcccgacagaaagtagtctagcggtgttaaatcacaagatcttggaggccaattcacaggtccaaaacgtgaaattaggcggtcaccaaacgtgtttttcaataaatcgattgtggcacgagctgtgtgacatgttgcgccgtcttgttggaaccacagcccctggacatcatgattgttcaatttaggaatgaaaaagttagtaatcatggctctataccgatcaccattgactgtaactttctggccatcatcgtttttgaagaagtacggaccaataattccaccagcccataaagcgcaccaaacagtcagtttttctggatgtaacggtgttttgacatacacttgaggattagcttcactccaaatgcggcagttttgtttgttgacgtagccattcaaccagaagtgcgcttcatcgctaaacaaaataaaatggacgtagtgcgcgatacgtattccgcacagaaccattattttcgaaataaaattgcactatttgcaagctttgttcaggcctgagtcttttcatgatgaattgccaaaccaaactgagaataaatcacttgacagctgttaaatcggtcgctatcttgaacagtaatgccaacttaaagttatatacctcgaaaaaacacaccctatataagagaaaaacttttaactttaacacactgtatctcgaaaacaaatgagaGTCATATAacagtttttttaattattttcacaTGTACAATACGCTCCTGGAGTTTGGCCGTTCCTCccggcccaccctgtatatcctagAATTTTTTTCCCTCTTGATCTCACAAAATTCCATgtagaaatgaaataaaaaaatcttcaaaactaAACAGACCGAACTTGTTAACCAGGATAGACAAAAATAATTTGCCAAACCATTTCATCTGACatgccagctttcaaaaatcattcaataatatgaattttctgtGCAAGCAAATAGAGGGTTTTTCAattagaggtttcattttggtaTAAAACAAAAACGAGAAATCAAtcgatgttcatttcattgtaaagggGAAGATATGCCATCAACAATGGAAAACGACATCAGCCCAATTACTGCTACGGTTAGGTTGCAGCATCATATCCTATATTCTTGACATTTTCCATTCGCACATTTCCGGCTGCATGTTCtcaataacttcacgaattccatcttttgaATCGcctgtggagcattggcataaatattatcttttttcacatagccccaaagaaaaagtctaaaggtgttgaatcaAAAAATCTCTGTGGCCCATTGtcatcacctcttcgagaaataacacggctagGAAatcttttttgcaaaatttcgattatTTCGTCTCTTGTGGCACGTAGTCCCGTTTTGTTAAAACTTAACTCATCcgcatcaatatcttccaattcacTCCATAAAAAATCGTTAATTGTCAAGATCGACAACCTGGGTCTTTGTCAACACTACTGAGGCTACAGCAGCAGTTGTTCTTGATCGACGCTCAAGgattcgattcttcacatcccTAACTTGTCTCAACAACTCAAATTTCTCCACCACACTCTTTCACTATTATTATCCGAGAGGGTGGGTAATTCAGGACGAACCAAAAGTGCTTTATAGTTTCGCAAACTTTGAATGcagaattttcaccatttttgtagtgaattttaacaatttcaatgcgttgttaaaGAGTGTATCGttttatttttagtaatggcgtagtttttacttgtaaaATGTCAAAAGGTAGTTGCCACAATAAATTATTAGAAtctaatagcgtattcgactggctgcaccagttcgaattatTCCGAACTAATTCtgtcatttagctctacaaaaatttgaattaattcgcactggtgcagccagtcgaatacgctataaaatgttttcaaacacggtgtatgcactcgtcaatttttgaatgcaatgacattcgacccaattgagaatattagttttaagtgtttgattgtctcagtctttacttgtcggaaattcatcttgatgattaaaaagtaaaataacttatttccgctttataaaccggaaataagttattttactttttaatcatcatattagttttatttcgtggcggcgccgccgcaatgtcatacttgtcatgtcgatcttttttccgttgattttgatttgaatttgattgatTTATCAAGTTTAAAATCAACAGATGAACTCCAAGAATCAGTTTCCTATGTAAGATAAACGTTTgtaatatgtattttattaacttctCGTTATAAGAAAAATGAGCAGAATGTCGGCGAAAATATAAAATCCACTAATGACAGCAAAAATACAATAGCACCAAaggttttcaaaatgttttcatgTAAGGCCCTAATCTGAGAAAACAAAGGtgattgaattttaatgaactagTTGTTTCTATATTGTATCTTGTATAATTTCAAGTGCAACCTGTCCAAAGAAAAGTGCAAGGAATGATCATCTCGCAAATATTTGTATTTCCTTGGAATTTCAAGAACAAAACAGTGAAAAGACATCTCCATTTGGTGCATTTGCAgtgaaatatttacaaaacgtttactggaataaattcaaatattagaAATAACAAGAAACTGTCATAATTTGTTAATAGCGCCAACTACAGTTGACTTAaggaagcttaactaatattctcaaaattggaaaaacaaaatctaatcagtgcatttaccaggtttttagacatcttttCAGAATCTCCTGAGAATTATTGGTgccaaattttttctttatggtGTCATCTTCTGGATACAGTATTAGATTATTTTGATCAGATTACTGAGCTCACATTTCCGAAATGAAAAGAGAATCAACATGTTCGTTCACCTCAGGATTATCTTTTACAATAGGAAAACGTGATAATTGGAATGGTCAATCCAATCgtaacagattttttttattgtaatttgaCATTCTGTTCATTATTGCAAATGTGTTTTTTAgatgatgtttatttttttctttgtgtaTTATTGATTGGTTTTCCAAACCACATCTTCGAGTAAAAGATGATTGTTCATTTTtagaatttcagttttctcATTTACAGAGTGTTTTCATTTCTTGTAAAGATGTATTGATTCTCTCTCAGTAGTCACtgagaaattataattttcccttgtatacacataataatataataagacAGACTATGAATCAAAATCCTACGTTCACATTTTCTACAGCATTTTAATTGATTGATCTTGTAACATTCAATTTATAACGGTCTTCATACATCACCATATTCGACAAATTAGCCAGACATTGTGAGAAATTCAgcccaaaaataaaaatgagaataGGCTTCAAAATCTTAGAATATTAATAAGAGGaatggaaatcgccttgtaactgatgcatttgttttgatgccaatattcgtcactccttgtctgacgggacactatagcTTAAacttaatttgatttatttcgaaattatcaattgatgctcaaaaatagtatACAATgtcatttattcataaaattatttcGTGTTGCAAAAgggtcaatttttttctcagtttaatgatttagctattttgaagtaatgaaaaaaagattcctgataaagcattcaatAATCAAATCAAGATTCTCCAtgcctatggctcgcacacacaatcggctagctcgattgtgattggtgacactaaacttccagctctcttgtattcggaatcgagcacaaatgtttgcTTTCCGTTTCTTCTATTTATATTCTAAGTTCAAAATAGACTCAAAGATGGCATAGTAGAAAGAAAGGTTAGAATAAAATGGAACAAACTTTAATTTCCTGAATGAAATAATCTAGAAAAGGAGagttacttttttttattaaattatgtagaaatgAAGCTATAATTTGGCATTCATAATTAATATTGtgatcaaaaatatatttattcctttttttttcaggtcctTCTAAGAAGGTTGCTAAAAAACTAGCGGCTTATGCTGCTTGCCATACACTGTTGGGAATTGCATATCCACCTGAGACTTATCAACCCCCACAGTAATAGTATGATTATAATAAACCTAAAGTACTAATAAACTTTTGTGGATTTGtggaatttcaaacaatttatggTTTGAATTTAAAATATGTATCTTTTTATGATATTATGACCTTTatatatcattaattttattttatgagtTGATTGTGTACAGATGTTTACTGTTAAGTGATTAAATTATGTTTCATATTTGAAAGATAGTCTTCAATAAAACCTGATGCAATAGTTGTATTGAAGTTCGAACATTGTGCATGTTTTAttctaaagttttttatttaatgcTCCATGTTATGCAGAAACTGAATTAATTTCGT
This window contains:
- the LOC123682669 gene encoding double-stranded RNA-specific editase 1-like isoform X1, producing the protein MYNSRRGGGNNRNNASRPVVSKPNFVSGGQMFQGQQAFTPKKTAPSQQQQAPAPVPPPKTEQPVVQQVEQKPIIPPVEQAVTPVIENEAAKTEGSNDTEKKSWMNRKIPKKEKVRRRNQRLSKLLQPKNALMILHELVQNPVFDVSEVEGQFKATVTVADIAHNGLGKSKNAAKNAASEAAIRHLIKYKKVETMDAASDDGSEKMDTYDANESPESAPLPWQQVASFALYKLFDSWGEKPERKEEPKKVNSAKKMPENPSTLNPIMVINQMYPQAIFDELETIGNPPNVQFKIQCTIEGKNFIGTGPSKKVAKKLAAYAACHTLLGIAYPPETYQPPQ
- the LOC123682669 gene encoding double-stranded RNA-specific editase 1-like isoform X2, whose amino-acid sequence is MESIVCVFFLFYLTIKMFQGQQAFTPKKTAPSQQQQAPAPVPPPKTEQPVVQQVEQKPIIPPVEQAVTPVIENEAAKTEGSNDTEKKSWMNRKIPKKEKVRRRNQRLSKLLQPKNALMILHELVQNPVFDVSEVEGQFKATVTVADIAHNGLGKSKNAAKNAASEAAIRHLIKYKKVETMDAASDDGSEKMDTYDANESPESAPLPWQQVASFALYKLFDSWGEKPERKEEPKKVNSAKKMPENPSTLNPIMVINQMYPQAIFDELETIGNPPNVQFKIQCTIEGKNFIGTGPSKKVAKKLAAYAACHTLLGIAYPPETYQPPQ
- the LOC123682669 gene encoding double-stranded RNA-specific editase 1-like isoform X3, with translation MESIMFQGQQAFTPKKTAPSQQQQAPAPVPPPKTEQPVVQQVEQKPIIPPVEQAVTPVIENEAAKTEGSNDTEKKSWMNRKIPKKEKVRRRNQRLSKLLQPKNALMILHELVQNPVFDVSEVEGQFKATVTVADIAHNGLGKSKNAAKNAASEAAIRHLIKYKKVETMDAASDDGSEKMDTYDANESPESAPLPWQQVASFALYKLFDSWGEKPERKEEPKKVNSAKKMPENPSTLNPIMVINQMYPQAIFDELETIGNPPNVQFKIQCTIEGKNFIGTGPSKKVAKKLAAYAACHTLLGIAYPPETYQPPQ